One Gottschalkia purinilytica genomic window carries:
- a CDS encoding RNA ligase RtcB family protein: MNRKITVVKGEKSWIESNAIEQLKRVSELEGIVKAVGLPDLHVGKIPVGASFVTKDIIYPHIIGNDIGCGMTIFSTDIRKNKFKIDKIIKRLEKLNGIENVDITKFLKNIDLPFKEKLGTIGSGNHFAEFQEIDQVFDHETLKNISIDKNQIYLLVHSGSRSYGEYILKKYIEKYSCQNGLKIDCDEFQEYLNEHNKAVDFATLNRELIAYRILSCINGKEHKKILDSVHNGIEKKEIDGEIYYIHRKGATPSDLGCVVVAGSRGSKSYIVKPKDNLIEYAFSISHGAGRKWSRFGCKEKLENIYSKKSIRQNKLIHNLICNDKNIIYEEAPEAYKNIERVIEDMIDAKMIKLVASLNPIITYKV; encoded by the coding sequence ATGAATAGAAAGATTACAGTTGTAAAAGGAGAAAAATCTTGGATAGAAAGTAATGCAATTGAACAACTTAAAAGAGTTTCAGAATTAGAGGGTATAGTCAAAGCTGTAGGATTACCTGATTTACATGTGGGAAAAATACCTGTTGGGGCTAGCTTTGTAACAAAAGATATTATTTATCCACATATTATAGGAAATGATATAGGATGTGGTATGACTATTTTTTCAACAGATATAAGGAAAAATAAATTTAAAATTGACAAAATAATTAAAAGACTAGAAAAGTTAAATGGAATTGAAAATGTAGATATTACAAAGTTTTTAAAAAATATAGATTTACCCTTTAAAGAGAAACTAGGAACTATAGGTTCAGGCAACCATTTTGCAGAGTTTCAAGAAATTGACCAAGTATTTGATCATGAAACATTAAAGAATATTTCTATAGACAAGAATCAGATATATTTATTAGTACACAGTGGTTCAAGAAGTTATGGAGAATATATTTTGAAAAAGTACATTGAAAAATATTCATGTCAGAATGGATTAAAAATAGATTGTGACGAATTTCAAGAATATTTAAATGAGCATAATAAAGCTGTAGACTTTGCAACTTTAAATAGAGAATTAATAGCATATAGAATTTTAAGTTGCATTAATGGAAAGGAACATAAAAAAATACTAGATAGTGTCCACAATGGTATAGAGAAAAAAGAAATAGATGGAGAAATATATTATATTCATAGAAAAGGAGCTACACCGTCAGACTTGGGATGTGTTGTGGTAGCAGGATCAAGAGGTTCAAAATCTTATATTGTAAAACCAAAGGATAATCTTATAGAATATGCATTTTCTATTTCTCACGGAGCAGGTAGAAAATGGTCCCGTTTTGGGTGTAAAGAAAAACTTGAAAATATATATTCTAAAAAGTCTATAAGACAAAATAAATTAATTCATAATTTAATATGTAATGATAAGAATATAATATATGAGGAAGCTCCAGAAGCATATAAAAATATTGAAAGAGTAATAGAAGATATGATTGATGCAAAAATGATTAAACTTGTAGCTAGTTTAAATCCTATTATTACTTATAAAGTATGA
- a CDS encoding MarR family winged helix-turn-helix transcriptional regulator — translation MEFVDTMRTLEDIYEKYEKRVSIQISNDDYNNLTYAETRTLYAIGYPEGKYMKQISEILGIASNTATVAVNRLEKKGLVKRELGLEDKRQFLISLTEDAKKLLDQVDKIFIDEMKRLFAPLSDTEILLLKNLLLKINSKY, via the coding sequence ATGGAGTTTGTTGATACTATGAGAACTTTGGAAGATATTTATGAAAAATATGAGAAAAGAGTAAGTATTCAGATTTCTAATGATGATTATAATAATCTAACTTATGCTGAAACAAGGACATTATATGCAATAGGATATCCAGAAGGAAAATACATGAAGCAAATTTCAGAAATCCTTGGTATAGCTTCTAATACAGCTACTGTAGCAGTTAATCGTTTAGAGAAAAAAGGTCTTGTGAAAAGAGAATTAGGGTTAGAAGATAAAAGACAGTTTTTAATTAGCCTTACAGAAGATGCAAAGAAGCTGTTGGATCAAGTAGATAAAATATTTATAGATGAAATGAAGCGGTTATTTGCACCTCTTTCTGATACGGAAATATTATTGTTAAAAAATCTTTTATTGAAAATTAACTCAAAGTACTAA
- a CDS encoding GNAT family N-acetyltransferase, producing the protein MDDLIFREFKMSDSKDLYSLIDCTWDFNRFIGNSEDTALATEIFFLISLYSSTYTQVIENDGKTVGLLFGRIDKEFNLLKKLKCNFIILRKLISFLFNKNEKLSSFSDLIKRGRDLTYMPKNLKKMFDGEITLFVVDSRCRGKGIGKSLMNNFIDICRDKNLKKTYLFTDTECNYGFYEAYGFKRIRERNYKYRIKDGDISIGNYI; encoded by the coding sequence ATGGATGATTTAATATTTAGAGAGTTTAAGATGTCAGACTCTAAAGATTTATATAGTTTAATAGACTGTACTTGGGATTTTAATAGATTTATAGGTAATTCTGAAGATACAGCACTTGCTACAGAAATTTTTTTCCTTATAAGTTTATATTCATCAACTTATACACAAGTTATTGAAAATGATGGGAAAACTGTAGGACTACTATTTGGTAGAATAGATAAAGAATTTAATCTTTTGAAAAAGTTGAAGTGCAATTTTATAATATTAAGAAAATTAATTAGCTTTTTATTTAATAAAAATGAAAAATTATCATCATTTTCTGATTTAATTAAAAGGGGAAGAGACCTTACATATATGCCAAAAAACTTAAAGAAGATGTTTGATGGAGAAATAACATTATTTGTTGTAGATTCTAGGTGTAGAGGAAAGGGAATTGGAAAATCTCTCATGAATAATTTTATAGATATATGTAGGGATAAGAATCTAAAAAAAACTTATCTATTTACAGATACAGAATGTAATTATGGTTTTTATGAAGCTTATGGTTTTAAAAGAATTAGAGAAAGAAACTATAAATATCGTATAAAAGACGGAGATATAAGCATAGGAAATTATATATAG
- a CDS encoding peptidyl-prolyl cis-trans isomerase — MSENKVLAVVNGKEITEQDVQTLLTNLGEQVAMQIQSQPDGKNRLVHELINQELMYLNAIDNSLDKDEYFVSELEKTKKNLLIQYSVNKLIGDVSATDEDVVKYYDENKEKFKQPETIRASHILVKDEEEAKNIISKLNEGLSFEEVAKEKSECPSKDRGGDLGYFARGSMVPEFEEAAFKLEKDEISEPVKTQFGYHIIKLNDRKEAGISPLEEVKQQITQQVTNLKQQDKYLSKTNELKDKYKVEINL, encoded by the coding sequence ATGAGTGAAAATAAAGTATTAGCAGTAGTGAATGGTAAAGAAATAACAGAACAAGACGTACAAACTCTTTTAACAAACTTAGGAGAACAAGTAGCAATGCAAATACAATCACAACCTGATGGTAAGAACAGGCTTGTGCACGAATTAATCAATCAAGAATTAATGTACTTAAATGCTATTGATAATAGTTTGGATAAAGATGAATATTTCGTATCAGAATTAGAAAAAACTAAGAAAAATCTTTTAATACAATACTCTGTTAATAAACTTATAGGTGATGTGTCTGCTACAGATGAAGATGTAGTTAAATATTATGATGAAAATAAAGAAAAATTTAAACAACCAGAAACTATCAGAGCTAGCCATATACTAGTTAAAGATGAAGAAGAAGCAAAAAATATAATAAGTAAATTAAATGAAGGACTTTCTTTTGAAGAAGTAGCTAAAGAAAAATCTGAATGTCCATCAAAAGATAGAGGTGGAGATTTAGGATACTTTGCTAGAGGTAGTATGGTACCTGAATTTGAAGAAGCTGCTTTCAAACTTGAGAAAGATGAAATAAGTGAGCCTGTAAAAACTCAATTTGGATATCATATAATTAAGCTAAATGATAGAAAAGAAGCTGGTATCAGTCCTTTAGAAGAAGTTAAGCAACAAATTACTCAACAAGTTACTAACTTAAAGCAACAAGATAAATACTTAAGCAAAACTAATGAACTTAAAGATAAATATAAAGTAGAAATAAACTTATAA
- a CDS encoding ABC transporter ATP-binding protein: protein MKITIKNLTKKFKDVVAVNELSVDINDGELVTFLGPSGCGKSTTLFTLAGLYSQDSGEIYFDDILVNDIDTEKRNIGMVFQNYALYPHMTILKNIMFPLTMMKISKKQARDNVDEVVELLKIKELLNRKPNQLSGGQQQRVAIARALVKKPSVLLMDEPLSNLDAKLRLQTREEIRKLQKKLNITTIFVTHDQDEAASISDKILLMNKGKLQQYDEPRNIYDNPNNLFTAKFIGSAPINTFEIHKIDEKCYIHNTNIEINIEEDQFKNTLSARLIGAIRPEDLVVCSKEESHFSAILDQIQMIGKDNLLVFNLNEYKFRCFTSPEYKISQGDRVYLKIRKDKLHIFNSETFNNIKLQ, encoded by the coding sequence ATGAAGATAACAATAAAAAATCTTACGAAGAAATTTAAAGATGTAGTAGCAGTAAATGAATTGAGTGTAGATATAAACGATGGGGAATTAGTGACTTTTCTAGGCCCAAGTGGATGTGGAAAAAGCACTACCTTGTTTACTTTAGCTGGACTTTATAGCCAAGATAGTGGTGAGATATACTTTGACGATATTTTAGTAAATGATATAGATACAGAGAAGCGAAATATAGGTATGGTTTTTCAGAACTATGCACTATATCCACATATGACAATTCTTAAAAATATTATGTTCCCTTTAACTATGATGAAAATATCAAAAAAACAGGCTAGAGATAATGTAGATGAAGTAGTTGAATTACTTAAAATAAAAGAATTACTAAATAGAAAACCAAATCAGCTATCAGGAGGACAACAACAAAGAGTGGCTATAGCACGAGCATTAGTGAAAAAGCCAAGTGTTCTACTTATGGATGAGCCCTTGTCTAATCTTGATGCAAAACTAAGATTACAAACAAGAGAAGAAATTAGAAAACTACAGAAAAAGCTAAATATAACTACTATCTTTGTCACACACGATCAAGATGAAGCAGCTAGTATATCAGATAAAATATTATTGATGAATAAAGGTAAATTACAACAGTATGATGAGCCAAGAAATATTTATGATAATCCTAACAACTTATTTACAGCAAAATTTATAGGGAGTGCCCCTATAAATACTTTTGAAATACATAAAATAGACGAGAAATGCTATATTCACAATACGAATATTGAAATTAATATTGAAGAAGATCAGTTTAAAAATACTTTAAGTGCAAGATTAATAGGGGCAATAAGACCTGAGGATTTAGTAGTTTGCTCTAAAGAAGAAAGTCACTTTAGTGCTATTTTAGATCAAATACAGATGATAGGAAAAGATAATTTATTAGTATTTAATTTAAATGAATATAAATTTAGATGTTTCACTTCACCTGAATATAAGATATCTCAAGGGGATAGAGTTTATTTAAAGATAAGAAAGGACAAGCTACATATTTTTAACAGCGAGACATTTAACAATATTAAGCTTCAATAG
- a CDS encoding carbohydrate ABC transporter permease, with protein sequence MKKSKEIKNFLKGMLYLAPTFIILGIFQIYPIIKALAMSFYTKYNYFKHIVFEYGLDNYISIFKDDNFILAMKNTFIFVLGVVPLSIIIATFLAMILNSNILFKKFFNSVLFLPFVTSTVAVSAVWRWIFHSEYGILNHFLGLFGIDPIKWLIDPKWAMVSLIILSIWKTLGYNILIILTGLQNIDNQYYNAAKIDSANAWNRFIHITLPLLSPTIFFVMITSLIGAFKVFSEVYALFHKMPGPVNSCLTMVYYIYDKLANQFSYGIASAASVVLFAIILVITIVQLYIGRKMVHYK encoded by the coding sequence ATGAAAAAAAGTAAAGAGATAAAAAATTTTTTGAAAGGAATGCTATACCTTGCTCCTACATTTATAATATTAGGAATATTTCAGATATATCCTATTATTAAAGCATTAGCAATGAGCTTTTATACCAAGTATAACTATTTTAAGCATATTGTATTTGAATATGGACTTGATAATTATATTAGTATTTTTAAAGATGATAACTTTATATTAGCTATGAAAAATACTTTTATATTTGTATTAGGAGTAGTACCACTATCAATTATTATAGCTACTTTTTTAGCCATGATACTTAATTCAAATATACTCTTTAAAAAGTTCTTTAATAGTGTACTTTTTTTACCATTTGTGACTAGTACAGTAGCCGTATCAGCAGTTTGGAGATGGATATTTCATTCTGAATACGGTATATTGAATCACTTTCTTGGCTTATTTGGAATTGATCCTATTAAGTGGTTAATTGATCCTAAATGGGCAATGGTAAGTTTAATTATTCTAAGCATATGGAAAACATTGGGATACAATATATTGATTATATTAACAGGATTACAAAATATCGATAATCAATATTACAATGCAGCTAAGATAGATTCTGCTAATGCATGGAATAGATTCATACATATAACACTTCCATTGCTGTCACCAACAATTTTTTTTGTAATGATTACGTCTCTTATAGGAGCATTTAAGGTATTTAGTGAAGTATATGCATTATTTCACAAGATGCCAGGGCCTGTAAATTCTTGTTTAACAATGGTCTACTACATATACGACAAATTAGCAAATCAATTTTCTTATGGTATAGCTTCAGCAGCTTCTGTAGTGTTATTTGCTATTATATTAGTAATTACCATTGTTCAATTATACATAGGTAGAAAAATGGTTCACTATAAATAA
- a CDS encoding carbohydrate ABC transporter permease translates to MKKIKILNVLSYTILIAGCVITLLPFIWMLSTSFKGSGEIYILPPKFIPDTFNWGNYNEVFNRVPMKTYFINSLVVTFIVTIGTLITSILAAFAFSRIQFKGRDIIFAILLGTMMVPGEMLIAPNFVTLSKLNLINTRPALYIPWLASVSSIFFVRQFFLTVPEELYHAAKVDGCSDFKYMIKIMVPFSKPALITVGLLKIIYSWNEFLWPLLMTSTPDKRTLPVGLTNFMTEAGAHYNLLMAYSSIVIIPIIGIYIFLQKYIMSGVTRAGIKG, encoded by the coding sequence ATGAAGAAGATAAAGATACTTAATGTACTTTCATATACTATTTTAATAGCTGGATGTGTTATTACACTTTTGCCTTTTATTTGGATGCTAAGTACATCTTTTAAAGGGTCAGGTGAGATATACATATTACCACCAAAATTTATACCAGATACCTTTAACTGGGGAAATTATAATGAAGTATTTAATAGAGTTCCTATGAAAACTTACTTTATAAATAGCTTAGTAGTTACTTTTATTGTTACTATAGGTACACTTATTACGTCAATTTTAGCAGCTTTTGCTTTTTCAAGGATTCAATTTAAGGGGAGAGATATAATCTTTGCTATTCTTTTAGGAACGATGATGGTACCTGGTGAAATGTTAATAGCACCAAACTTTGTAACATTATCAAAGCTTAATCTTATAAACACGAGACCAGCACTATACATACCTTGGCTTGCAAGTGTATCTTCAATATTCTTTGTAAGACAATTTTTTCTTACAGTACCAGAAGAATTATACCATGCAGCTAAAGTAGATGGTTGTAGTGATTTTAAATATATGATAAAGATTATGGTTCCTTTTTCAAAACCAGCACTTATAACAGTGGGGTTACTTAAGATAATATACAGTTGGAATGAATTTTTATGGCCATTACTTATGACTAGTACACCTGATAAAAGAACACTTCCTGTAGGATTAACTAACTTTATGACAGAAGCAGGAGCACATTATAACTTGCTTATGGCATATTCCAGTATAGTTATTATACCTATTATTGGTATTTATATATTTTTACAAAAGTATATTATGAGTGGTGTAACAAGGGCTGGAATTAAGGGATAA
- a CDS encoding ABC transporter substrate-binding protein, translating into MKRILSLFLVIAMVVGMVGCNKQQETNTKDVGQAQNKSTKPVEIEFWHALADENGEVLQSLVDKFNKQNPNIKVKAVFQGHYKELFEKLNGAAQAGNLPTLSMIYCNRLSAYVLNDLVQELDPYIFDKKIGMDKKIWEDIPKPLRDNGMWNGKHFSLPFNKSAYLMYYNVDALKEAGVEVPTTWEELKEAGKKLSKDGKKGIAFNKSVGVDFSYWVEQAGGHIYDEKTDTILIDTPETKKAYEFIVGMVKEGIGKVAFEDGYITGPMSRGESFIGFATSSNLPEMEEACKETGVNWAVAELPKGEKQASLFAGTDITMFNTSTDEQKKAAWEFMKFWFAEETTTEWGIKSGYLPMTNSSTRSDKFQEFLKTDSSKKVALDQFSYAYQDPKVLNGYAIHKNMQEALEEILSGKKTIEQALKDAQQNTRKELDEAKKSFAKE; encoded by the coding sequence ATGAAAAGAATTTTATCACTATTTTTAGTAATAGCTATGGTGGTAGGAATGGTAGGCTGTAATAAACAGCAAGAAACTAATACTAAAGATGTAGGACAAGCGCAAAACAAATCTACAAAACCTGTAGAAATTGAGTTTTGGCATGCTTTAGCAGATGAAAATGGAGAAGTGTTACAATCATTAGTTGATAAGTTTAATAAACAAAATCCTAATATAAAGGTAAAAGCAGTATTCCAAGGACACTATAAAGAATTATTTGAAAAACTCAATGGAGCTGCACAAGCAGGAAATTTACCAACATTATCAATGATATATTGTAATAGACTTTCAGCATATGTCCTAAATGATTTAGTACAAGAATTAGATCCATACATATTTGACAAGAAAATTGGAATGGATAAAAAAATATGGGAGGACATTCCGAAACCTCTTAGAGATAATGGTATGTGGAATGGAAAACACTTTTCTCTTCCATTTAATAAAAGTGCTTACTTAATGTATTATAACGTAGATGCACTTAAAGAAGCTGGAGTAGAAGTTCCTACTACTTGGGAAGAGCTGAAGGAAGCTGGTAAAAAGTTATCTAAAGATGGAAAAAAAGGAATAGCTTTCAATAAAAGTGTTGGGGTAGATTTTAGTTACTGGGTAGAACAAGCAGGTGGACACATATATGATGAAAAAACAGATACTATATTAATAGACACTCCAGAGACTAAAAAGGCTTATGAGTTTATAGTTGGAATGGTAAAAGAGGGAATTGGAAAGGTAGCATTTGAAGATGGATACATAACAGGTCCTATGTCAAGAGGAGAGTCTTTCATAGGATTTGCGACATCTTCAAATCTGCCTGAAATGGAAGAAGCTTGTAAAGAAACAGGAGTAAATTGGGCAGTAGCAGAACTGCCAAAAGGAGAAAAGCAAGCATCACTATTTGCAGGTACAGATATAACTATGTTTAATACATCAACAGATGAACAAAAGAAAGCTGCTTGGGAGTTTATGAAGTTCTGGTTTGCAGAAGAAACTACAACGGAATGGGGAATTAAGTCAGGATATTTACCTATGACTAATTCATCAACAAGGTCTGATAAATTCCAAGAATTCTTGAAAACGGACTCATCGAAAAAGGTAGCTCTTGATCAGTTTTCTTATGCATATCAAGATCCAAAAGTTTTAAATGGATATGCAATTCATAAAAATATGCAAGAGGCATTAGAAGAGATATTATCAGGTAAAAAGACTATTGAACAGGCGTTAAAGGATGCACAGCAAAATACAAGAAAAGAACTAGATGAAGCTAAGAAGAGTTTCGCCAAAGAATAA
- a CDS encoding CD3072 family TudS-related putative desulfidase, giving the protein MKKRSKMVLVSHCILNPCSKVEGVKKDTSYNLKLVKYFMKNDIGIIQLPCPEMYMYGSKRWGHVKNQFDTRFFREQSKELLNPLISQITDYVENDYEIIGVIGINGSPSCGINKVCTGETWGGEFRNLDIVNRKVKELVYSDGSGVFMEVLMESLRYYDIDVPFYPIEEFNPDDMINETISRII; this is encoded by the coding sequence ATGAAAAAAAGATCTAAAATGGTTTTAGTTTCTCATTGTATACTAAATCCTTGTTCAAAAGTTGAAGGAGTTAAAAAAGATACTTCATATAATTTAAAGTTAGTAAAATATTTTATGAAAAATGATATAGGTATAATACAATTACCGTGTCCAGAAATGTATATGTATGGATCGAAACGTTGGGGTCATGTAAAAAATCAATTTGATACTAGATTTTTTAGAGAACAATCTAAAGAATTGCTAAATCCTTTAATAAGCCAGATAACTGATTATGTAGAGAATGATTATGAGATTATTGGTGTAATAGGGATAAATGGAAGTCCAAGCTGTGGGATTAATAAAGTATGTACAGGAGAAACATGGGGAGGAGAATTCAGAAACTTAGACATAGTAAATAGAAAAGTTAAAGAATTAGTGTATTCTGATGGTAGTGGTGTTTTTATGGAAGTATTAATGGAATCTCTTAGATATTACGATATAGATGTTCCTTTTTATCCTATAGAGGAATTTAATCCAGATGATATGATAAATGAAACAATAAGTAGAATTATATAA
- a CDS encoding DUF2179 domain-containing protein has product MDFLIIFFAKIFEVSLTTIRTVFLARGEKLISSVIGFVEVLIWLKIVSVVLVGINESPQKMFAYALGFAFGNYVGLIVEEKIALGHYTIQAIVNKEAGDKLAKFLREQNIAVTEMTGKGKDNEKSILLIHVRRRNKQNIISLIEEHSTKAFITIIDAKQMFGGYGLTRKRR; this is encoded by the coding sequence ATGGATTTTCTAATTATTTTTTTCGCTAAGATTTTTGAAGTATCATTAACAACTATAAGAACTGTATTCTTGGCAAGAGGGGAAAAACTTATTTCCTCTGTTATCGGATTTGTAGAAGTGTTAATCTGGCTGAAAATAGTTAGTGTAGTATTAGTAGGTATAAATGAGAGTCCACAAAAAATGTTTGCTTATGCTTTAGGATTTGCTTTCGGAAACTATGTAGGATTAATAGTTGAAGAAAAGATAGCACTAGGACACTATACTATTCAAGCGATAGTTAATAAAGAAGCTGGAGATAAACTAGCTAAATTTCTAAGAGAACAAAATATAGCTGTAACAGAAATGACTGGTAAAGGAAAAGATAATGAAAAAAGTATTTTACTAATACATGTAAGAAGAAGAAATAAACAAAATATAATATCATTAATAGAAGAACATTCTACAAAAGCGTTTATAACCATAATAGACGCAAAGCAAATGTTTGGTGGTTATGGATTAACAAGAAAAAGGAGATAA
- a CDS encoding cyclase family protein: MNIIDLSQELDISMPTYSDDSKPVIEKVSTIQEDGYNETRLSIYSHLGTHIDSPFHMLSKGYSLEKFTIDKFVGNAFVLDISNLNLKCLEVKELEKYEKNISNCQFLIIKTGWSKYWGDEKYFIDFPVMTEESAKWLGKFSLKGIGIDAISVDPVDTIDYFIHKILFNNNMVIIENLTNLEKLPSEFIFSATPFKYKESDGSPVRAIGIIL, from the coding sequence ATGAATATAATTGATCTTTCACAAGAACTTGATATCAGTATGCCTACCTATTCAGATGATAGTAAACCAGTTATAGAAAAGGTATCTACAATCCAAGAAGACGGATACAATGAAACAAGGCTAAGTATATATTCTCATTTAGGAACACATATAGATTCTCCATTTCATATGCTGAGTAAAGGATATTCACTAGAAAAGTTTACTATAGACAAATTTGTAGGAAATGCATTTGTATTGGATATATCTAATCTTAACTTAAAGTGCTTAGAAGTTAAAGAGTTAGAAAAATATGAAAAGAATATATCCAATTGCCAATTTTTAATTATAAAGACAGGATGGAGTAAATACTGGGGAGATGAAAAATACTTTATAGATTTTCCAGTGATGACAGAGGAATCTGCAAAATGGTTAGGTAAGTTTAGCTTAAAGGGAATCGGTATAGATGCGATATCAGTTGATCCAGTAGATACTATAGATTATTTTATACATAAAATATTATTTAATAATAATATGGTTATTATAGAAAACCTTACTAACTTAGAAAAGTTACCAAGTGAATTCATATTTTCTGCTACTCCATTTAAATATAAAGAATCAGATGGTTCTCCAGTGAGAGCTATAGGAATTATATTATAA
- a CDS encoding DUF5667 domain-containing protein, with translation MKITSAIIATLLVATSLNVNAEEVTTLKDKAGVTPDSILYTMDTKLDNLKVQMASAGEEKVNIISEVAEERLGESQVMAEKGKQELVEETVNQYNEKLDNAIKELTNINSNLDEKEIKENLEKLNIYILSHQEKSIEVLNKIKNYLEGNAKETISKVIEMQKAKKEAVANMVEKRHKFNAAKKALRMAQNAMKKAEESGNEELIKVIEQALKSRQEEYDKAKEEFRASFEEKQSVVKKFKKLGQKDEENKEEIVEEEPAVDNSTNSSEEENTTPIDTNNISNSSKKVVESNNIKVKSSNQINKKETNKEDKVKKVNETKIKEDKVKKANETNPKEDKTKENKVKETKVQETKENKVKKEKVEGQNKYNNNKEEKHKK, from the coding sequence GTGAAAATAACATCAGCAATTATCGCTACTTTACTCGTAGCAACAAGTTTAAATGTAAATGCAGAAGAAGTTACAACATTAAAAGATAAGGCTGGAGTTACACCAGATAGTATTCTTTACACTATGGATACTAAACTAGATAACCTAAAAGTTCAAATGGCCTCAGCAGGGGAAGAAAAAGTTAATATTATATCTGAAGTAGCAGAAGAAAGACTTGGAGAAAGTCAAGTTATGGCGGAAAAAGGTAAGCAAGAGCTTGTTGAAGAAACAGTAAATCAATATAATGAAAAATTGGATAATGCTATAAAAGAATTAACAAATATTAATTCAAATTTAGATGAGAAAGAAATTAAAGAAAACTTAGAAAAACTAAATATATATATATTATCACATCAGGAAAAATCCATAGAAGTATTAAATAAAATTAAAAATTATCTTGAAGGAAATGCAAAAGAAACAATAAGTAAAGTAATAGAAATGCAAAAAGCAAAAAAAGAAGCAGTAGCTAATATGGTTGAAAAAAGACACAAATTTAATGCTGCTAAAAAAGCTTTAAGAATGGCACAAAATGCTATGAAAAAAGCTGAAGAATCAGGAAATGAAGAGTTAATTAAGGTTATAGAGCAGGCTTTAAAATCAAGGCAAGAAGAATATGACAAAGCTAAAGAAGAGTTTAGAGCTTCATTTGAAGAAAAACAAAGTGTAGTTAAAAAATTCAAAAAATTAGGGCAAAAAGATGAAGAAAATAAAGAAGAAATAGTAGAAGAAGAACCAGCAGTCGATAATTCTACAAATAGTTCTGAAGAAGAAAATACAACACCGATAGATACTAATAATATAAGCAATAGTAGTAAAAAAGTAGTAGAAAGTAATAATATAAAAGTTAAAAGTTCAAATCAAATAAATAAAAAAGAAACTAATAAAGAAGATAAAGTAAAGAAAGTAAACGAAACCAAAATAAAAGAAGATAAAGTAAAAAAAGCAAACGAAACAAATCCAAAAGAAGATAAAACAAAAGAAAACAAAGTAAAGGAAACAAAAGTACAAGAAACAAAAGAAAATAAAGTAAAAAAAGAGAAAGTAGAAGGACAAAATAAATACAATAACAATAAAGAAGAAAAACATAAAAAATAA